CTGCTGCTGGCCATGGGGCTGATCGATCTGGGGCGGGCCTTCGTGGCCTGGCTGGCCATCCACGACGCTGCCGCGGAGGGGGCCCTCTACGCGGCGGTGAACCCCTACTGCCGGAACCCCAACGATCCGCTCCCGCCGGACGCGGACCCGGACGTCCAGTGCACGGATCCGAACAACGTGCAGTATCGGGCCTACACCCGAGCCCTGAGCGAAACCCGCTGGATCCCCTTCTCCCTGGTGGATCCCAGCCGGATTGCGGTGGTCGTGGAGCCGAACCAGGGATCTTCGGCCACCCCGGTGATTTATGAGGGGGATCCCATCACCGTGACGGTGATCTACACGATGCCGCTGATCA
The window above is part of the Thermoflexus hugenholtzii JAD2 genome. Proteins encoded here:
- a CDS encoding TadE/TadG family type IV pilus assembly protein — its product is MRRGQGLVELALSLTVLLLLAMGLIDLGRAFVAWLAIHDAAAEGALYAAVNPYCRNPNDPLPPDADPDVQCTDPNNVQYRAYTRALSETRWIPFSLVDPSRIAVVVEPNQGSSATPVIYEGDPITVTVIYTMPLITPLMQGMLGPELIIRAQAVQIALEAKPRSL